One Amycolatopsis sp. NBC_00355 genomic window carries:
- a CDS encoding AAA family ATPase, translating into MDWPLVGRERELAFARRALGDAEVCGLLLTGRAGAGKTRLAKALLAELEAGGARTHWVRAMSSASTIPFGAFAHLLPGSADGTADRAHRLNQVAGHLTRGAEGRRLVLCVDDAHLLDDLSATLVHQLAATASAFVIVIAPHGVSVPDPVFAMWKDRVAERLDIGELTRQETRELFTAALGGRLDDGAEHRLWHLALGNPLFLRELVQGGLDSGSLSAEDGVWRWSGALTATPRLVELIEIRTDRVDADERRLLELLAFGESLGSDPLVRLGAGRVLASTERAGLVVSERTGRRLDVRLAHPLYAEVIRRRTSPLRQRDTYRILAQTLDMTGARRAEDKPRLVRWRLAAGLPTDPQLVRAAAETLLRKDFPQAEQLAKEAVRLGGGFAAKFLLAQVRIAGGRHADADVLLAELAGETVSDVQHARVAATRARNLALGLGRAEQAEAVLDTAETAVSSGLDELATARAALRAAAGAAGAALDLLGPVLDRNRRGDPLRLAALVVAAGALAESGRVEACLGVVEEGLAIAARISDADAPGARARLEHARIVALCGAGRVEEAEDLAGDGYRDAIRDRWGPALAGASASLGTVALAYGNLRGAIRWLREALATEAHDQPHAFRPAVVAALARATAMTGQAADAPQVPGPLGAWSRAWGAAARGELTRAAELATSAAASALSEGRLALAAEMGHDVVRFGGEAPSPVDPGGRLASLYADHARARDAEALDEVATGFADVGARLLAAEAAAEAARAHRAEGRLGSAGTSAQRARSWLSSCEDAATPALALLETPLDLTVRELEIARLVATGLTSRAVADRLVVSVRTVDNVLHGVYAKLGISGRRELASVVGRPEVGSSPADAP; encoded by the coding sequence ATGGACTGGCCGCTGGTCGGCCGAGAACGGGAGCTGGCGTTCGCACGCCGGGCGCTGGGGGACGCCGAGGTGTGCGGGCTGCTGCTGACCGGGCGGGCCGGCGCCGGGAAGACCCGGCTGGCCAAGGCATTGCTGGCCGAGCTCGAGGCCGGGGGTGCCCGCACGCACTGGGTGCGGGCGATGTCGTCGGCCTCGACGATCCCCTTCGGCGCGTTCGCCCACCTGCTGCCGGGCAGCGCGGACGGCACGGCCGACCGGGCGCACCGGCTCAACCAGGTCGCCGGGCACCTGACTCGCGGCGCGGAAGGCCGCCGGCTGGTGCTCTGCGTCGACGACGCGCACCTGCTCGACGATTTGTCCGCGACCCTGGTGCACCAATTGGCGGCGACGGCGTCGGCATTCGTGATCGTGATCGCGCCGCACGGGGTGAGCGTGCCCGATCCGGTCTTCGCGATGTGGAAGGACCGGGTCGCCGAACGGCTCGACATCGGCGAACTCACCCGCCAGGAAACCCGGGAACTGTTCACCGCGGCGCTGGGCGGGCGGCTCGACGACGGCGCGGAACACCGGCTGTGGCACCTCGCCCTCGGCAACCCGCTGTTCCTGCGCGAACTCGTGCAGGGCGGCCTGGACAGCGGCTCGCTGTCGGCCGAAGACGGCGTCTGGCGCTGGAGCGGAGCCCTGACGGCCACCCCGCGGCTGGTCGAGCTGATCGAGATCCGCACCGACCGCGTCGATGCCGACGAGCGCCGGCTGCTGGAACTGCTGGCCTTCGGCGAATCCCTGGGCAGTGACCCGCTGGTGCGGCTCGGCGCCGGGCGGGTGCTCGCGTCGACCGAGCGGGCCGGCCTGGTCGTGTCCGAACGGACCGGGCGGCGCCTCGACGTCCGCCTGGCGCACCCGCTCTACGCCGAGGTGATCCGGCGGCGGACGTCACCCCTGCGCCAGCGCGACACCTACCGGATCCTCGCGCAGACCCTGGACATGACGGGCGCGCGCCGCGCCGAGGACAAGCCGAGGCTGGTGCGGTGGCGGCTCGCGGCCGGGCTGCCGACCGACCCGCAGCTGGTCCGGGCGGCGGCGGAGACGTTGCTGCGCAAGGACTTCCCGCAGGCGGAACAGCTCGCGAAGGAGGCCGTCCGGCTGGGCGGCGGGTTCGCCGCGAAGTTCCTGCTCGCCCAGGTCCGGATCGCCGGTGGCCGGCACGCCGACGCCGACGTCCTGCTGGCCGAGCTGGCCGGCGAGACGGTGTCGGACGTGCAGCACGCCCGCGTCGCCGCGACCCGGGCGCGCAATCTCGCCTTGGGGCTGGGCCGGGCAGAGCAGGCCGAAGCCGTGCTGGACACGGCAGAGACGGCGGTGTCGTCCGGGCTGGACGAGCTGGCGACGGCCCGCGCGGCCCTGCGGGCGGCCGCGGGTGCGGCGGGGGCCGCGCTCGACCTGCTCGGACCGGTGCTGGACCGCAACCGCCGCGGCGACCCGCTCCGGCTCGCGGCACTCGTCGTCGCGGCCGGCGCCCTGGCGGAGAGCGGGCGCGTCGAGGCGTGCCTCGGTGTAGTCGAAGAAGGGCTGGCGATCGCGGCGCGGATCTCCGACGCCGACGCGCCCGGCGCGCGGGCCCGGCTGGAGCACGCGCGGATCGTCGCGCTCTGCGGGGCGGGCCGCGTCGAAGAGGCCGAGGACCTGGCCGGCGACGGCTACCGCGACGCGATCCGCGACCGCTGGGGCCCGGCGCTGGCCGGCGCGTCCGCGTCGCTGGGCACGGTCGCGCTCGCCTACGGCAACCTCCGCGGCGCGATCCGCTGGCTGCGGGAGGCCCTCGCGACGGAGGCGCACGACCAGCCGCACGCGTTCCGACCCGCCGTCGTCGCGGCCCTGGCCCGGGCGACGGCGATGACCGGCCAGGCCGCGGACGCCCCGCAGGTTCCGGGGCCGCTCGGCGCGTGGAGCCGTGCCTGGGGCGCGGCCGCGCGGGGAGAGCTGACGCGGGCCGCCGAGCTCGCTACCTCGGCCGCGGCCTCGGCCCTTTCCGAGGGACGGCTCGCGCTCGCGGCGGAGATGGGACACGACGTCGTCCGCTTCGGCGGCGAGGCACCCTCGCCGGTGGATCCCGGAGGCCGGCTCGCGTCGTTGTACGCCGACCACGCGCGTGCTCGGGACGCCGAGGCACTGGACGAGGTGGCGACCGGCTTCGCCGACGTCGGAGCCCGGCTGCTCGCCGCGGAAGCCGCGGCCGAAGCGGCGCGCGCCCACCGGGCGGAAGGGCGGCTCGGCAGCGCGGGGACGTCGGCGCAGCGGGCCCGGTCGTGGCTGTCGTCCTGTGAGGACGCCGCGACACCGGCGCTGGCGTTGCTGGAGACACCGTTGGACCTGACGGTCCGCGAGCTGGAGATCGCGCGCCTGGTGGCGACGGGCTTGACGAGCCGCGCGGTCGCCGACCGGCTCGTGGTGTCGGTGCGGACGGTCGACAACGTGCTGCACGGCGTCTACGCGAAGCTGGGTATCTCCGGGCGCCGTGAACTGGCTTCGGTGGTGGGCCGCCCCGAGGTGGGGAGTAGTCCCGCCGACGCCCCATAG
- a CDS encoding LppU/SCO3897 family protein → MTQANGPQYPEPTGPVPPQAGVPGLPPGGAPQPKAKNPKRRQKIVLTVFLVVVAAILALVWVATRSNGENAQVGNCVTESGENYVKIVDCGDSTATLKVVARVEDKTQSEALVSACSAYPDADQVFWEGKEGETGVVLCLAKTGK, encoded by the coding sequence ATGACCCAGGCAAACGGACCCCAGTACCCGGAGCCGACCGGGCCGGTGCCGCCGCAGGCCGGGGTGCCCGGCCTGCCGCCCGGCGGTGCGCCCCAGCCCAAGGCGAAGAACCCGAAGCGCCGCCAGAAGATCGTGCTCACCGTCTTCTTGGTCGTGGTCGCCGCGATCCTCGCGCTGGTCTGGGTGGCCACCCGGTCCAACGGCGAGAACGCGCAGGTCGGCAACTGCGTCACCGAGAGCGGCGAGAACTACGTGAAGATCGTCGACTGCGGGGACAGCACCGCGACGCTGAAGGTCGTCGCGCGGGTCGAGGACAAGACCCAGAGCGAGGCGCTGGTCAGCGCGTGCAGCGCCTACCCCGACGCCGACCAGGTGTTCTGGGAGGGCAAGGAGGGCGAGACCGGGGTCGTGCTGTGCCTGGCGAAGACCGGTAAGTAG
- a CDS encoding FAD-dependent monooxygenase: MKNLEVLISGASIAGPALAYWLARYGCTVTVVERAPSVRPGGQAVDFKGPTHRTVLERMGILDEVRERATGGQDQTIVDAAGKPRAVIPGEFTGGEIEIRRGDLADLLYEHTAAGCEYLFGDTITALTETADGVDVTFAKAGPRTFDLVVGADGIHSNVRRLAFGPERDYVEFLGHYYALAELGEGIGDGEPVMYNEPGRMAAVGGPKASAFFVFASPELDYDRIDTERQRELLIDAYRGVGWRVPELLTKVPRAREFYLDSLARVTIDRYSRGRVVLLGDAAYGNTLGGFGTGLAIVGAYVLAGELLAAGGDHRAAFARYEEQFRRYARISQRGSAGPFLAPPSRLRIRMRDWTFKSRFLLRMLLKATDKFATGIELKDYASGS; encoded by the coding sequence CTGAAAAACCTCGAGGTCCTGATCTCCGGCGCGAGCATCGCCGGCCCGGCCCTCGCGTACTGGCTGGCCCGCTACGGCTGCACCGTCACCGTCGTCGAACGCGCCCCGTCGGTGCGGCCCGGCGGCCAGGCCGTCGACTTCAAGGGCCCCACGCACCGGACCGTGCTGGAGCGGATGGGCATCCTCGACGAGGTCCGCGAGCGCGCGACCGGCGGGCAGGACCAGACCATCGTCGACGCCGCCGGGAAGCCCCGGGCCGTGATCCCGGGCGAGTTCACCGGCGGCGAGATCGAGATCCGCCGCGGCGACCTGGCCGACCTGCTGTACGAGCACACCGCCGCCGGCTGCGAGTACCTGTTCGGCGACACCATCACGGCGCTGACCGAGACGGCCGACGGCGTCGACGTCACCTTCGCGAAGGCCGGACCGCGCACCTTCGACCTCGTCGTCGGCGCGGACGGCATCCACTCGAACGTCCGGCGGCTGGCCTTCGGCCCGGAACGCGACTACGTCGAGTTCCTCGGCCACTACTACGCACTGGCCGAGCTCGGCGAGGGCATCGGCGACGGCGAACCGGTGATGTACAACGAGCCCGGCCGGATGGCCGCGGTCGGCGGACCCAAGGCGTCGGCGTTCTTCGTCTTCGCCTCACCGGAGCTCGACTACGACCGCATCGACACCGAGCGGCAGCGCGAACTGCTGATCGACGCCTACCGCGGCGTCGGCTGGCGGGTGCCCGAGCTGCTGACGAAGGTGCCGCGGGCTCGCGAGTTCTACCTCGACTCGCTCGCCCGCGTCACGATCGACCGCTATTCGCGCGGCCGCGTCGTGCTGCTCGGCGACGCCGCCTACGGCAACACCCTCGGCGGCTTCGGGACCGGCCTCGCGATCGTCGGCGCGTACGTGCTCGCTGGCGAGCTGCTCGCGGCCGGAGGCGACCACCGCGCCGCCTTCGCCCGCTACGAAGAGCAGTTCCGCCGCTACGCCAGGATCTCGCAGCGCGGCAGCGCGGGCCCGTTCCTCGCGCCGCCGTCCCGGCTGCGGATCAGAATGCGGGACTGGACGTTCAAGTCCCGCTTCCTGCTCCGCATGCTGCTCAAGGCGACCGACAAGTTCGCCACCGGCATCGAGCTGAAGGACTACGCCTCGGGCTCGTAG
- the metH gene encoding methionine synthase: protein MNPITPHESEATARLRELLSQRVAVLDGAWGTMLQGAGLTPADYVGDRFGEHTHDVTGDPDLLNITRPDVILDVHRQYLAAGADITTTNTFTATSIGQADYGLQAHVHEMNVRGAQLARQAADEFGGRFVAGSIGPLNVTLSLSPKVDDPAYRAVTFEQVKAAYAEQIAGLVEGGVDLLMIETIFDTLNCKAAIAAARDVAPQLPLWISVTIVDLSGRTLSGQTVEAFWSSIEHAKPLVVGVNCSLGAEEMRPHVEELSRIADSYVACHPNAGLPNAFGGYDQTPEETAGLIGGFARDGLVNLVGGCCGTSPAHIKQIAAAAKGVAPREVPAPRTHTRFSGLEPFGISADTGFVMIGERTNVTGSKRFRRLIESDDHQAAVDVALEQVRGGANLLDVNMDADLLDSEEAMTTFLNLIATEPEVARIPVMVDSSKWTVLEAGLRCIQGKGVVNSISLKEGEEPFLAQARIIRNYGAGVVVMAFDEQGQADTADRKVAICGRAYDLLTQKAGFAGEDIIFDPNVLAVATGISEHNGYAKAFIDALPRIKERCPGVHISGGISNLSFSFRGNDIVREAMHSAFLFHAVQVGLDMGIVNAGQLAVYQDIPPELLELVEDVLFDRREDATDRLVTFAENVKGSGTKRVVDLSWREGTVEERLSHALVHGIVDYIEEDTEEARQVKARPLEVIEGPLMDGMKIVGDLFGAGKMFLPQVVKSARVMKRSVAYLEPFMEAEKEEARLAGRAEVSNGQGKVVLATVKGDVHDIGKNIVGVVLGCNNYEVIDLGVMVPAAKILDIAVTEGADAVGLSGLITPSLDEMVNVANEMQRRGLKMPLLIGGATTSRQHTAVRIAPAYDNATVHVLDASRVVGVVSDLLDPDRSIVLAEKNRADQEVLREQHANKQRRPMLGLEQARANPEKVSFADLPTPQFTGVRVVEPSITELREMIDWQFLFLAWELKGKYPAILDQPVARELFDDATTLLDQIIAEGSFRAKGAYAYWPAHTEGDDILLDGEFSHIGFPMLRQQTSKPMDRANRCLADYIAPEGDHLGGFAVAIHGAEKLAAKYEAEQDDYRAIMVKALADRLAEAFAEYIHLKARRDWFEPDADPKLEDLHAERFRGIRPALGYPASPDHSQKRELFELLEADELGMALTESFAMTPAASVSGLIFAHPDAKYFTVGRLNRDQIEDYARRKGVEVAEVEQWLRPNLAYEPEA from the coding sequence GTGAACCCGATCACCCCGCACGAATCCGAGGCCACCGCGCGGCTGCGCGAGCTGCTCAGCCAGCGGGTCGCGGTCCTCGACGGCGCTTGGGGCACGATGCTGCAGGGCGCCGGGCTGACCCCGGCCGACTACGTCGGCGACCGCTTCGGCGAGCACACGCACGACGTCACCGGCGACCCGGACCTGCTCAACATCACCCGTCCGGACGTCATCCTCGACGTGCACCGCCAGTACCTCGCGGCCGGCGCGGACATCACCACGACCAACACCTTCACCGCCACCAGCATCGGCCAGGCGGACTACGGGCTGCAGGCCCACGTCCACGAGATGAACGTCCGCGGCGCGCAGCTGGCCCGCCAGGCGGCCGACGAGTTCGGCGGCCGGTTCGTCGCCGGGTCGATCGGCCCGCTCAACGTCACGCTCAGCCTGTCGCCGAAGGTCGACGACCCGGCGTACCGCGCCGTCACGTTCGAGCAGGTGAAGGCCGCTTACGCGGAACAGATCGCCGGCCTCGTCGAAGGCGGCGTCGACCTGCTGATGATCGAGACCATCTTCGACACGCTCAACTGCAAGGCCGCCATCGCCGCCGCGCGCGACGTCGCGCCGCAGCTGCCGCTGTGGATCTCGGTCACCATCGTCGACCTGAGCGGGCGGACCCTCTCGGGCCAGACCGTCGAGGCGTTCTGGAGCTCGATCGAGCACGCGAAGCCGCTGGTCGTGGGGGTCAACTGCTCGCTGGGCGCCGAGGAGATGCGCCCGCACGTCGAGGAACTTTCGCGGATCGCCGACTCCTACGTCGCCTGTCACCCGAACGCCGGCCTCCCGAACGCGTTCGGCGGGTACGACCAGACGCCCGAGGAGACCGCCGGGCTGATCGGCGGCTTCGCCCGCGACGGCCTGGTCAACCTGGTCGGCGGCTGCTGCGGCACCAGCCCGGCCCACATCAAGCAGATCGCCGCCGCGGCGAAGGGCGTCGCCCCGCGCGAGGTCCCCGCGCCGCGCACCCACACCCGGTTCAGCGGGCTCGAGCCGTTCGGCATCAGCGCCGACACCGGGTTCGTGATGATCGGCGAGCGCACCAACGTCACCGGCTCCAAGCGGTTCCGCCGGCTCATCGAGTCCGACGACCACCAGGCCGCCGTCGACGTCGCGCTGGAGCAGGTCCGCGGCGGGGCGAACCTGCTGGACGTCAACATGGACGCCGACCTGCTCGACAGCGAGGAGGCGATGACGACGTTCCTCAACCTCATCGCCACCGAGCCCGAGGTCGCCCGCATCCCGGTGATGGTCGACAGCTCGAAGTGGACCGTGCTCGAAGCCGGTCTGCGCTGCATCCAGGGCAAGGGCGTCGTCAACTCGATCAGCCTGAAGGAGGGCGAGGAGCCGTTCCTCGCCCAGGCCCGGATCATCCGCAACTACGGCGCCGGCGTCGTCGTGATGGCCTTCGACGAGCAGGGCCAGGCCGACACCGCCGACCGCAAGGTCGCCATCTGCGGCCGCGCGTACGACCTGCTCACGCAGAAGGCCGGGTTCGCCGGCGAGGACATCATCTTCGACCCGAACGTGCTGGCCGTCGCCACCGGCATCAGCGAGCACAACGGCTACGCGAAGGCGTTCATCGACGCGCTGCCCCGGATCAAGGAGCGCTGCCCGGGCGTCCACATCAGCGGCGGCATCTCGAACCTGTCGTTCTCCTTCCGCGGCAACGACATCGTCCGCGAGGCGATGCACTCGGCGTTCCTGTTCCACGCCGTCCAGGTCGGCCTGGACATGGGCATCGTCAACGCCGGCCAGCTCGCGGTCTACCAGGACATCCCGCCGGAGCTGCTCGAACTGGTCGAGGACGTGCTCTTCGACCGCCGCGAGGACGCCACCGACCGGCTGGTTACCTTCGCCGAGAACGTCAAGGGCAGCGGCACCAAGCGCGTCGTGGACCTGTCGTGGCGCGAAGGCACGGTCGAGGAGCGGCTGTCGCACGCGCTCGTGCACGGCATCGTCGACTACATCGAGGAAGACACCGAAGAGGCGCGCCAGGTCAAGGCCCGGCCGCTCGAGGTGATCGAAGGCCCGCTGATGGACGGCATGAAGATCGTCGGCGACCTGTTCGGCGCCGGCAAGATGTTCCTGCCGCAGGTGGTCAAGAGCGCGCGCGTGATGAAGCGTTCGGTGGCCTACCTCGAGCCGTTCATGGAGGCCGAGAAGGAAGAGGCCCGGCTGGCCGGCCGCGCCGAGGTGTCCAACGGTCAGGGCAAGGTCGTGCTCGCCACGGTCAAGGGCGACGTCCACGACATCGGCAAGAACATCGTCGGCGTGGTCCTCGGCTGCAACAACTACGAGGTGATCGACCTCGGCGTGATGGTGCCGGCGGCGAAGATCCTCGACATCGCGGTCACCGAGGGCGCCGACGCGGTCGGCCTGTCCGGGCTGATCACGCCGTCGCTCGACGAGATGGTCAACGTCGCCAACGAGATGCAGCGCCGCGGCCTGAAGATGCCGCTGCTGATCGGCGGCGCGACGACGTCGCGCCAGCACACCGCGGTCCGCATCGCGCCCGCCTACGACAACGCGACGGTGCACGTGCTCGACGCGTCGCGCGTGGTCGGCGTCGTGTCCGACCTGCTCGACCCCGACCGCTCGATCGTGCTGGCCGAGAAGAACCGGGCCGACCAGGAGGTGCTGCGCGAGCAGCACGCCAACAAGCAGCGCCGGCCGATGCTCGGCCTCGAGCAGGCCCGCGCGAACCCGGAGAAGGTGTCGTTCGCCGATCTGCCGACGCCGCAGTTCACCGGCGTCCGCGTCGTGGAGCCGAGCATCACCGAGCTGCGCGAGATGATCGACTGGCAGTTCCTGTTCCTGGCCTGGGAGCTCAAGGGCAAGTACCCGGCGATCCTGGACCAGCCGGTCGCCCGCGAGCTGTTCGACGACGCGACCACGCTGCTCGACCAGATCATCGCCGAGGGCAGTTTCCGGGCGAAGGGCGCCTACGCGTACTGGCCGGCGCACACCGAGGGCGACGACATCCTGCTCGACGGCGAGTTCTCGCACATCGGGTTCCCGATGCTGCGGCAGCAGACGTCGAAGCCGATGGACCGCGCGAACCGCTGCCTCGCCGACTACATCGCACCCGAGGGCGACCACCTCGGCGGCTTCGCCGTCGCCATCCACGGGGCCGAAAAGCTCGCGGCCAAGTACGAGGCCGAGCAGGACGACTACCGCGCGATCATGGTCAAGGCGCTGGCCGACCGGCTCGCCGAGGCGTTCGCCGAGTACATCCACCTCAAGGCCCGCCGTGACTGGTTCGAGCCGGACGCCGACCCGAAGCTGGAGGACCTGCACGCGGAGCGCTTCCGCGGCATCCGCCCGGCGCTCGGCTACCCGGCGAGCCCCGACCACAGCCAGAAGCGCGAGCTGTTCGAGCTCCTGGAAGCCGACGAGCTGGGCATGGCCCTGACCGAGTCGTTCGCCATGACGCCGGCGGCGAGCGTGTCCGGGCTGATCTTCGCCCACCCGGACGCGAAGTACTTCACCGTCGGGCGGCTCAACCGCGACCAGATCGAGGACTACGCGCGCCGCAAGGGTGTCGAGGTCGCCGAGGTCGAGCAGTGGCTGCGGCCCAACCTGGCCTACGAGCCCGAGGCGTAG
- a CDS encoding TIGR03619 family F420-dependent LLM class oxidoreductase translates to MDYGIVLFTSDRGITPAAAAQAAEAAGFATFYVPEHTHIPVKRESPHPRTGDASLPDDRYSRTLDPWVALATAAAVTERIRLSTAVALPVESDPITLAKTIASLDHLSGGRVTLGTGFGWNVDELTDHGVPGNRRRTALREYLEAMSALWTEEEASYDGEFVSFGPSWAWPKPVQAHIPVLLGAGPTEKTFRWIARHADGWITTPADTDLDGHVALLKEIWRDEGRSGAPAICALGERPDPARLAHLDSLGVTEVIFGLPDRSPDEVSAWIGRLAGKLGLATAPVA, encoded by the coding sequence GTGGACTACGGAATCGTGCTGTTCACCAGCGACCGAGGCATCACTCCGGCGGCCGCGGCGCAGGCCGCGGAAGCCGCGGGGTTCGCCACCTTCTACGTACCCGAGCACACGCACATCCCGGTGAAACGCGAGTCGCCGCACCCGCGCACCGGGGACGCGTCCCTGCCCGACGACCGGTACAGCCGCACCCTCGACCCGTGGGTGGCGCTGGCGACGGCCGCGGCGGTCACCGAGCGGATCCGGCTCTCGACGGCGGTCGCCCTGCCGGTCGAGAGCGACCCGATCACGCTCGCCAAGACGATCGCCAGCCTCGACCACCTCTCCGGCGGGCGCGTCACGCTCGGCACCGGGTTCGGCTGGAACGTCGACGAGCTGACCGACCACGGCGTGCCCGGCAACCGCCGCCGCACCGCCCTGCGCGAGTACCTCGAGGCGATGAGTGCACTGTGGACGGAGGAAGAAGCCTCCTACGACGGGGAGTTCGTGTCGTTCGGCCCCAGCTGGGCGTGGCCGAAACCGGTCCAGGCGCATATCCCGGTCCTGCTCGGCGCGGGCCCGACGGAGAAGACGTTCCGCTGGATCGCCCGCCACGCGGACGGCTGGATCACCACACCGGCGGACACGGATCTGGACGGCCATGTGGCGCTGCTGAAGGAGATCTGGCGCGACGAGGGCCGGTCCGGAGCACCGGCGATCTGCGCGCTGGGCGAGCGCCCGGACCCGGCGCGGCTGGCGCACCTGGACTCGCTCGGCGTCACCGAGGTGATCTTCGGGCTCCCGGACCGCTCCCCCGACGAGGTGTCGGCCTGGATCGGCCGGCTGGCGGGAAAGCTCGGCCTCGCCACGGCCCCCGTCGCCTGA
- a CDS encoding sugar porter family MFS transporter, protein MTQTAPPRQISRTTLYFFGALGGILFGYDLGVISGVLPFIGKAWSLTAWDKGVITASLSVGAIVGALFSSRINEALGRRRTIMVAAAIVIVGTLAATFSPTFALLVISRLIIGLGIGLSSSTVPTYLSELAPARLRGAMGALNQIFIVLGILIAFLVSYWLGPISAWRWMFAGAIVPAAILLVGLAFLPETPRWLVKNGQEDEARRVLASAHGNTVDLDEEIATIRGVIQMDTEDKPRFRDLFSGFVRPMMIVAALLAVGQQFSGVNAINAYFPTMLIGLGFATQAALLSGVLLGVTKFLFTAWVVFVVDRWGRKPLLLIGNVIMVITLVAAGLVVLNVHDTGTRGILMLVMMVLYLVGYELGWGAVVWVMMAEVFPLKYRAAGMGVSSVILWAATGIVSAVFPLISAVGSLGIGGSMFLFAGINVVLFALTKWLVPETKGRSLEQIELDLRARQGVAAKS, encoded by the coding sequence ATGACGCAGACGGCCCCGCCACGGCAAATCAGCCGAACAACTCTGTACTTCTTCGGCGCACTCGGCGGAATCCTGTTCGGATACGACCTCGGGGTGATCTCCGGGGTGCTCCCGTTCATCGGGAAAGCGTGGTCGCTGACCGCCTGGGACAAGGGCGTGATCACCGCCAGTCTCTCGGTCGGTGCCATCGTGGGCGCGCTGTTCTCCAGCCGCATCAACGAAGCCCTCGGCCGGCGGCGCACCATCATGGTCGCCGCGGCGATCGTCATCGTGGGCACGCTGGCGGCGACCTTCTCGCCGACGTTCGCGCTGCTGGTGATTTCGCGCCTGATCATCGGGCTCGGGATCGGGTTGTCGTCTTCGACGGTCCCGACCTATCTCTCCGAGCTGGCGCCGGCGCGGCTGCGCGGCGCGATGGGCGCGCTGAACCAGATCTTCATCGTGCTCGGCATCCTGATCGCGTTCCTGGTCAGCTACTGGCTCGGCCCGATTTCGGCGTGGCGTTGGATGTTCGCCGGCGCGATCGTGCCCGCGGCGATCCTGCTCGTCGGGCTCGCGTTCCTGCCGGAGACGCCACGCTGGCTGGTCAAGAACGGCCAGGAAGACGAGGCGCGGCGGGTCCTGGCGAGCGCGCACGGCAACACCGTGGACCTCGACGAGGAGATCGCGACCATCCGCGGCGTGATCCAGATGGACACCGAGGACAAGCCGCGGTTCCGCGACCTGTTCTCCGGTTTCGTGCGGCCGATGATGATCGTCGCCGCCCTGCTCGCGGTCGGCCAGCAGTTCAGCGGCGTGAACGCGATCAACGCGTACTTCCCGACGATGCTGATCGGCCTCGGGTTCGCCACGCAGGCCGCGCTGCTGTCCGGCGTGCTGCTGGGCGTCACGAAGTTCCTGTTCACCGCGTGGGTCGTGTTCGTGGTGGACCGCTGGGGCCGCAAGCCGTTGCTGCTCATCGGCAACGTGATCATGGTGATCACGCTGGTGGCCGCCGGGCTCGTGGTGCTGAACGTCCACGACACCGGCACCCGCGGCATCCTGATGCTCGTGATGATGGTGCTGTACCTGGTCGGTTACGAACTCGGCTGGGGCGCGGTCGTCTGGGTGATGATGGCCGAAGTGTTCCCGCTGAAGTACCGCGCGGCGGGCATGGGCGTCAGCAGCGTCATCCTCTGGGCGGCGACCGGCATCGTGAGCGCGGTGTTCCCGCTCATCTCCGCGGTGGGCTCGCTCGGCATCGGCGGTTCGATGTTCCTGTTCGCCGGGATCAACGTGGTGCTGTTCGCGCTCACCAAGTGGCTCGTCCCGGAGACGAAGGGCCGCTCGCTGGAGCAGATCGAGCTCGACCTGCGAGCCCGTCAGGGCGTGGCGGCGAAGAGCTGA